The sequence TTTGAGCTTCTGTTTTGCTCATTATTGCCTTTATATTCAATGATTTATTTGAATaattcataattttatttcataaaatgCTTTCTCAACTTCACGAATGCTTAAATCAaatatgaattttataaaagatagcccttttatattcgacacttaatgaagaagacatctcaacttcataatggtgtaagtgtacgataaaagaaataggaacacacatgtttcttgaaataactttgataaagtttttatttgaactttgtcaatACCATCTTACATGCATTTATATGACTTCTATAACTTTTTCGTAACTGTTTTCTGTACAAcagatttcaaaaaagaaaataaacatgaGGTTTTTATTCATAACCTATTTCTATACATTGCCTTTAACCTAACTATGATAAGGTTTTCTTTGGCTTTATGTTATTGGCTCGTAATTTTGCTCTACACTTGACTCATTCAATGAGTAGACTTTTCGGGCTTTGACTTGAACTTTGATTATAtctcaatcttctttgccttctttacaTATGTCTATGTatttatatagtcccccaagtgtttgagctttgaagtatgaagtctcgagcacttgattactcctctcatttggtccttttcctgaaaagaaaaaaacatacgggactcggaggtgctattatagatgaagactgcttaacccatccgaatttctatcagaatagttgTAATCTTAGACCGGGAATTTATATTCTTCCACATGCCATGCAGGTCAtgattcatcatttagtacgggttagcttttttttcttatcatctaaaatcgttagtaaaattttaacaattcaaaaataaaattttaaaatgaggatacctgaccgtgggtagtccttagaaatagtatctcttcaggtgAACGACAATCCAATATAAAGGTAATATCTTGTCATCCATTGTTTCTAGCTCGTATGCTCATTTTCCTACGATACTGTGAACCTTGTAAGGTCCTTCCCAAGTTGGACTTAATTTTCCTGCATTAGCGGCTCTCGTGGATTGAAAAACTTTCTTGAGTACGAAGTCCTcaatcttgaagtatcttagGCGAGCTTTCCGATTATAATATCATTCCATGACTTGTTTTTGTGTTGCCATTCTTATTAAAGCAGATTCCCTTTTTTCCTTCAAGTAGATCAAGGTTTATTCGTATTTCTTCTTCATTGGATTCCTCAGTCGCTTGCGTATACCTCGTGCTTGGCTCCCCTATCTCAGCTGGAATTATAGCTTCAGCTCTGTATACCGATGAGAATGGTGTTTCATCCGTACTTGTTTTTGATgtcgtgcggtatgcccataaaacaccaggCAGCAACTCTGGCCAATTGCCTTTGGATTCTTCCAATTGTTGACAATGATTTTACttgttgattcagcttgtccattacccaccggatggtaGGGCGTTGAGGTAatccttttgatctgccaactttgaaaaaattctgtgatttgtgcgcctataaattgtgggccattatcacacacgatttcctttggtaCACCGAATCGACATATAATATTTCGCCAAATGAAATCTCTGACTTCCTTTTCTTGTACCTGTTTAAAAGCACCTGCTTCCACCTATTTAGTAATGTAATCAGTGAGAACCAGCAGAAATTTTACCTTGCCTTTTGCTTGCGGTAGTGGACCCacaatgtccatcccccatttcataaaaggCCATGGTACAATAACCGGATGTAGTAATTatgcaggtctatgcatattgttatcGTAACTTTGGCACTTATCATATTTAGCCACAAAGGTTTCcccttcttcttccattttgggcCAATAATAGCCTGCTCTAATCATGGTTTTTACTAATGATCTCCctcctgcgtgatttccacaatgcccctcgtgtatttctctcattacatattccGTTTGAGAATGcccgaggcatcttgctaagggaccatCGAACATTTTTCGAAaaagattgccttgctttaaacAGTATCGATCAGCCTTTTACGAAGCACGTGAGCCTTTTTCTTGTCATCAGGGAcggttccatactgcaaaaaagtgataatctcgttcctccaatcccaggttaagttattgaaatttacctcatttttgtctGGATCGAGTACTGAATAAAACAAATGAATTACAGAAGCATTTTCGTTACTCGTTATATCCGCCGCAAATGCGAGATTGACTAGGCTATCTGCCTCGACTTTTTCCTCTCTTGGTATCTGTGCAACTTTCCAGGTTTGAAATTGCCTAACCAAATCACGTGCCTTCTCTAAGTATTGCTGCATTCGtgcttccctggctgtataaatcctagcatttgattaactacgagttgTGAATCGCTTTTGATTACGATCTGATTAATGCCAAGTTCatgtgccagttctaaacctgcaatcacagcttcatactctgccttaTTGTTAGTTATAGGATGACATTTTatggcttgtcgaatggtttcacccgcaGGTGGTATCAAAACAAGTCCTAAACCTGCACCCTTCACATTTGATGAGCCatcagtaaataaggtccaagtTCCTGGATTAGACCCATTGAACACTTGTAGTTCTTTTTCAGCTTCTAGTAGTATCttttggctaaaatcagccaaaaAATCTCCTAACACCTGAGATTTTATTGCAGTACTGGGTTGATATGTGATGTCGTATTCACTCAAGTCTATGGCCCACTTGCCTAACCTATCTGATAACTCATGTTTGTGTAATATATTACGCAGTGGATAAATAGTTACTACAGAAATAGGGTGGCATTAGAAATAAGGCCTTagctttctagatgccatgattaatgctagtgcaagtttttctaactgaggataccgTGTCTCCGCATCTAACAAtgatttgctaacataataaattggagactGTTTACCTTGGTCTTCACGAACTAAAATAGCACTCACCGCTACTTCTGAAACAACTAGATAGATAAGTAACCTTTCCCCATCCTTTGGTTTTGCGAGCAACGATGGATTTGATAGGTATGCCTTCAGGTTTTTGGGTGCTTGTTGACACTCCTCGGACCATTTGAACTGATCTTGCTTTAtaagagctgaaaagaatttaaaacatttttctgatgacttggaaataaatcttcccaaggctgcaattctttcTGTTAGTCTCTTCACCTCTTTCTTACTTGTAAACATGTcaggaatttcttcaatggctttaatctacgtgggatttacttcaataccatggttagaaacaaaaaaacaacccaaaaattTACCTGATAAAACGGCAAATGCACATTTCTTGGGATTTagcttcatattaaattttcataaaatatgaaatgtatcagacaagtgtgatatatgatcccctgattgttgagatttggcaagcatatcatctatgtagacttccatattttttcctaaatgttcttgaATTATTTTGGTCACCAAACTTTGATACGTGGCACCAATGTTTTTGAGGCTAAAGggaattactttataacagtaagtccccctgtctgttataaatgaagtttttttttctcatctaggggatccattttgatctgattatacactgaatatgcatctaaaaagcttaacaaTTCATGTCCTACAGTAGCATCAAtcagttgatctatatgtggcaacggaaaagaatctttaggacaagctttatTAAGGTCGGTGTAGTCTACAAAAACTCGCCATTTGCCATTCTTTTTTGGTACTACtacagtattggctaaccaattaggatactttacctcgtgGATAGATCCAATTTTTAATAGCTTTTGAACCTCATCTTGAAccacctgatttttgaaagacCCCtactttctcttcttttgtttgataGGTGGATACGATGGATCTTAATTTAACTTGTGAGTCATTACTTCCGGGGGTATTCCTGTCATATATGAATGGGACTAGGCAAAGcaatccacgttagttttcaaaaattcaatcaacttacaTTTCATGTCGTGGCTTAAGTTGGCCCCAATGTAGACTTTCCTTTCAGGCCATTGTGTGAATAATTCTAAAGCCTCCAGTTCTTCAATCGTTTTGATATCTTCatttcttctggttcttgaatggaaTCGGGCCTTGAGTCCACATCTGTCCGCCCATGTTCCGTTGAGGCTTATGTCGTAATATCCTCAACTGGATTCTGTAATTACtactcttcttcattttttgtacTTAAATCTGCTACAGAGTTGATGCTCTTGGATGTTTGTTGATCCCCACGGATTTGAcgtattccccatggtgatggaaatttaacaACTTGATGTAAGGTAGACGGAACAACATCCATCTCGTGGATCCACAGTCTCccgagaatcatattgtaagccatttccATCTCTACCACCTGAAATTTTGTATCTTTGACAACCCCTTCTGCGAATGTTGTAAGTATTACCTCACCCTTTGTCACAACACTTTAATTGTCAAAGCCAGGCAAAGTATGTGCCTTAGATACTAgcttatcttcagcttgcatctcattTAATACTCTTAGTAAAAtgatgttcacggaactacctgaaTCAATCAAAACtagtttcacattagtatcatgtacaagtagagaGATTACCAATGCATCTTTGTATGGAGTTAACATGCCATccgcatctgcatcatcaaatgtaataCTTTCTTTCTCCAAAACATTTTGGACCCGCTTCTCGTGTGTAGCTGTAACTTTAGAAATTTTATTGGCCACCGTGTATGTCACGCCGTTGATTTCTTCGCCTCCGCTTATAATATTAATGGTCTTTTTCGGAGAAGGAGGTTTAGGAGGCTCTTGTCTGTTCTTCATGTATGCTTGCttacctttttcactaaataGTTCAGTAAGATACCCCTACTTTAATAGATGGTCAACTTCTCCTTGTAGCAATCTACAATCTGCCGTTTTATTACCATGATTGTTGTCAAACTCGCAACAGTGGTCAGGATTACACCTATTTGGatttgatctcatttcctttggccaccGCACCTTATCACCCATGCTTCTTAATACTGCTACTAACTCTAAAGTGCTGACATTAAAATTGTAACTGCCAAATCTTGCCTTCAAGCTTCTATCATCATCTCGCGTCTCTCGTGTGTTTCGATCGTTTCCAAACCTCGATGATGAACTCGACTCTCTATTTTTTGATCTATGATCATACCTTGAATTGTCCTGCTTTGATCGCAAGTCTTTTCCTAATGGGCCCATGTATGGTTCGTATCTATTTTTGTCAGACCTTTTTTAGGTTTCCGCACATCTCGAACTCACCTTCTCCTCTTTTTGAGATTAGGATATGGTATCCTCTTCTATCCTTAGCTTCGTGTTGtatctgttgtaaacatcattccaagttgttgctggaaATTCATGCAGATTTTCCTTGAGTCGTTTCGTGGCTTCTAAGCTTTTCTCATtcaaattacttgcaaaagcCATAGTTGCCCAGTTATCGGGTACGCGTGGTAATGTCATCCTTTCAGCTGGAACCTAtccacgaactctctaagcaGTTCGGAATCTCCttgctttattttgaaaatgtcttccattctttttttgactttttgagctcccgaatgcactttgataaatgaatctgcaagctcagcaaaagaatttatagaatttttgggTAAGAGAGAGTACCAAGTCAATgctcccttggtgagtgtttcaccgaatttcttaaccaatactgattcaatttcttatttGGTTAAATTGTTTCCTTTCATCCcaattgtgaatgcagtcacgtggtcttgTGGATTAGTTGTGCCATCATATTTTGGTATATCGGGCATCTTGAACTTCTTCGAAATCGGCACAGGAGCATCACC is a genomic window of Nicotiana tabacum cultivar K326 chromosome 16, ASM71507v2, whole genome shotgun sequence containing:
- the LOC142170408 gene encoding uncharacterized protein LOC142170408, which produces MEMAYNMILGRLWIHEMDVVPSTLHQVVKFPSPWGIRQIRGDQQTSKSINSVADLTLIKQDQFKWSEECQQAPKNLKAYLSNPSLLAKPKDGERLLIYLVVSEVAVSAILVREDQDRLGKWAIDLSEYDITYQPSTAIKSQVLGDFLADFSQKILLEAEKELQVFNGSNPGTWTLFTDGSSNVKGAGLGLVLIPPAGETIRQAIKCHPITNNKAEYEAVIAGLELAHELGINQIVIKSDSQLVVNQMLGFIQPGKHECSNT